One region of Zingiber officinale cultivar Zhangliang chromosome 7B, Zo_v1.1, whole genome shotgun sequence genomic DNA includes:
- the LOC122006511 gene encoding uncharacterized protein LOC122006511 isoform X1 has protein sequence MNKFVENEIPREITNDIKGVIKGVWPTWKKVPSDIKDLLWENFKLRYNWDNFTDREMKKVWNENSSERYRASIHLAKKAALSSAQEDLGRKPDILDMIGRGPDWMEANIWNDLVKIHWNKPDHKIKCEIARKNKMTAKDGSTIKHIESSISFVAHRERMKKDLGRDVDEFEVFERMHKRK, from the exons ATGAATAA ATTTGTCGAAAATGAAATTCCTCGTGAAATTACAAATGATATCAAAGGAGTGATTAAAGGAGTATGGCCAACGTGGAAAAAGGTGCCTAGTGATATTAAAGATTTACTTTGGGAAAATTTTAAG TTGAGATATAATTGGGATAATTTTACCGACAGAGAAATGAAAAAGGTATGGAATGAAAATTCAAGTGAGAGATACAGGGCATCCATTCATTTGGCTAAGAAAGCAGCATTATCATCTGCACAAGAAGATTTAGGAAGGAAACCAGACATATTAGATATGATAGGTAGAGGACCTGATTGGATGGAAGCTAATATATGGAATGACTTGGTTAAAATTCATTGGAATAAACCAGATCAcaagatcaaatgtgaaattgcACGGAAGAATAAAATGACAGCGAAGGATGGGTCTACTATCAAACATATTGAGAGTTCAATTTCTTTTGTAGCACACCGTGAGAGAATG AAAAAAGATTTGGGACGAGATGTGGATGAATTTGAGGTTTTTGAACgaatgcataaaagaaagtaa
- the LOC122006511 gene encoding uncharacterized protein LOC122006511 isoform X2 — translation MNKFVENEIPREITNDIKGVIKGVWPTWKKLRYNWDNFTDREMKKVWNENSSERYRASIHLAKKAALSSAQEDLGRKPDILDMIGRGPDWMEANIWNDLVKIHWNKPDHKIKCEIARKNKMTAKDGSTIKHIESSISFVAHRERMKKDLGRDVDEFEVFERMHKRK, via the exons ATGAATAA ATTTGTCGAAAATGAAATTCCTCGTGAAATTACAAATGATATCAAAGGAGTGATTAAAGGAGTATGGCCAACGTGGAAAAAG TTGAGATATAATTGGGATAATTTTACCGACAGAGAAATGAAAAAGGTATGGAATGAAAATTCAAGTGAGAGATACAGGGCATCCATTCATTTGGCTAAGAAAGCAGCATTATCATCTGCACAAGAAGATTTAGGAAGGAAACCAGACATATTAGATATGATAGGTAGAGGACCTGATTGGATGGAAGCTAATATATGGAATGACTTGGTTAAAATTCATTGGAATAAACCAGATCAcaagatcaaatgtgaaattgcACGGAAGAATAAAATGACAGCGAAGGATGGGTCTACTATCAAACATATTGAGAGTTCAATTTCTTTTGTAGCACACCGTGAGAGAATG AAAAAAGATTTGGGACGAGATGTGGATGAATTTGAGGTTTTTGAACgaatgcataaaagaaagtaa